One Mugil cephalus isolate CIBA_MC_2020 chromosome 12, CIBA_Mcephalus_1.1, whole genome shotgun sequence DNA segment encodes these proteins:
- the LOC125018075 gene encoding trace amine-associated receptor 13c-like: MEGDELCFPQLNTSCRKLKRSHFDTVCIHIILSSISLLTAALNLFVIISISHFKQLHTPTNLLLLSLAVSDFFVGLLMIFQITLIDGCWYFDELVCIFYLVLDTVITSSSVGTMVLISVDRYAAICYPLHYPTKVTQRRVQICVSLCWICSLFYVFVLIKESLKQPGRFNSCIGECVIDIDFTKRFVDLILTLFLPISVIIVLYLRIFVVAVSQARAMRSNITALTLQRSGKVTAKKSELKAARTLGVVVLVFLTCFCPYFCVSLTDQENLYNPSSLVLVFCLFYFNSCLNPIIYAFFYPWFRKSMKVIVTLQILTPGSCNANVL; encoded by the exons ATGGAGGGAGATGAACTCTGTTTTCCACAGCTCAACACCTCCTGCAGGAAGCTAAAGCGTTCTCACTTTGATACTGTGTGTATTCACATTATcctgtcctccatctctctaCTGACTGCAGCTCTCAACCTGTTcgtcatcatctccatctcccacttCAA gcagctccacactcccaccaacctcctcctcctctctctagcTGTCTCAGATTTCTTCGTGGGCCTCCTCATGATCTTTCAGATCACGCTCATAGATGGATGCTGGTATTTTGATGAGCTGGtgtgcatcttttatttagttttagaCACAGTCATTACGTCTTCCTCAGTAGGGACCATGGTGCTCATATCTGTTGACCGCTATGCTGCCATTTGTTATCCTTTACATTATCCCACCAAAGTCACTCAGAGGAGAGTTCagatctgtgtctctctgtgttggatCTGTTCTCTCTTCTATGTATTTGTGTTGATTAAGGAGAGTCTGAAACAACCAGGCAGATTTAATTCCTGCATTGGAGAGTGTGTGATTGACATTGACTTTACCAAACGTTTTGTAGATCTCATTTTGACTTTGTTTCTGCCCATAAGTGTCATCATAGTTCTGTATCTGAGAAtatttgtggtggctgtgtctcAGGCTCGTGCCATGCGCTCTAATATTACAGCTCTTACTCTGCAGCGTTCAGGGAAAGTAACAGCTAAGAAGTCTGAACTGAAAGCAGCCAGGACTCTTGGGGTTGTTGTACTAGTGTTTCTAACATGTTTCTGtccatatttctgtgtttcactCACAGACCAGGAGAATTTGTACAATCCTTCATCCTTAGTCCTTGTATTTTGTCTGTTCTATTTTAACTCCTGTCTAAACCCAATCATCTACGCCTTTTTCTATCCCTGGTTTAGAAAATCTATGAAAGTTATTGTGACACTTCAAATACTGACTCCTGGCTCCTGTAATGCCAACGTCCTGTAA
- the LOC125018078 gene encoding trace amine-associated receptor 13c-like, whose protein sequence is MEGDELCFPQLNTSCRKLKRSHFDTVCIHIILSSISLLTAALNLLVIISISHFKQLHTPTNLLLLSLAVSDFFVVLLVIFQITLIEGCWYFGDLVCVLYSALDLVITSSSVGTMVLISVDRYAAICYPLHYPTKVTQRRVQICVSLCWICSLFYAGLLMKESLKQLGRFNSCIGECVIDFDFTKQFVDLMLTFILPISVIIVLYLRVFVVAVSQARAMRSNITALSLQRSGKVTAKKSELKAARTLGVVVLVFLTCLCPLFCVLLTGQEALINPSSLVLVFCLFYFNSCLNPIIYAFFYPWFRKCIKVIVTLQILKSSSCNTNVL, encoded by the exons ATGGAGGGAGATGAACTCTGTTTTCCACAGCTCAACACCTCCTGCAGGAAGCTAAAGCGTTCTCACTTTGACACTGTGTGTATTCACATTATcctgtcctccatctctctaCTGACTGCAGCTCTCAACCTGCTCGTCATTATCTCCATCTCCCACTTCAA gcagctccacactcccaccaacctcctcctcctctctctagcTGTCTCAGATTTCTTCGTGGTCCTCCTTGTGATCTTTCAGATCACACTCATAGAAGGATGCTGGTATTTTGGTGACCTGGTGTGTGTCCTTTATTCAGCTTTAGACTTAGTCATTACATCTTCCTCAGTAGGAACCATGGTGCTCATATCTGTTGATCGCTATGCTGCCATTTGTTATCCTTTACATTATCCCACCAAAGTCACTCAGAGGAGAGTTCagatctgtgtctctctgtgttggatCTGTTCTCTCTTTTATGCAGGTTTGTTGATGAAGGAGAGTCTGAAACAACTAGGCAGGTTTAATTCCTGCATCGGAGAGTGTGtgattgattttgattttaCCAAACAATTTGTAGATCTCATGTTGACTTTCATTCTGCCCATAAGTGTCATCATAGTTCTATATCTGAGAGtatttgtggtggctgtgtctcAGGCTCGTGCCATGCGCTCTAATATTACAGCTCTTTCTCTGCAACGTTCAGGGAAAGTAACAGCTAAGAAGTCTGAACTGAAAGCAGCCAGGACTCTTGGGGTTGTTGTACTTGTGTTTCTAACATGTCTCTGTCCActattctgtgttttactcacagGCCAGGAGGCTTTGATCAATCCTTCATCCTTAGTCCTTGTATTTTGTCTGTTCTATTTTAACTCCTGTCTAAACCCAATCATCTACGCCTTTTTCTATCCCTGGTTTAGAAAATGTATAAAGGTTATTGTGACACTTCAGATATTGAAGTCTAGCTCCTGTAATACCAACGTCTTGTAA
- the LOC125018076 gene encoding trace amine-associated receptor 13c-like, which produces MEGDELCFPQLNTSCRKLKRSHFDTVCLLSIMSSISLLTAALNLLVIISISHFKQLHTPTNLLLLSLAVSDFFVGLLMIFQITLIEGCWYFSDLVCVIYSVLAIVIPSSSVGTMVLISVDRYAAICYPLHYPTKVTQRRVQICVSLCWICSLFYVLLMIKESLKQPGRFNSCTGECLIDFDFTKQFVDLILSFFLPISVIIVLYLRVFVVAVSHARAMRSNITALTLQRSGKVTAKKSELKAARTLGVVVLVFLTCFCPYFCVLLTSQDILINPLSFIFVVCLFYFNSCLNPIIYAFFYPWFRKSMKVIVTLQILTPGSRNANVL; this is translated from the exons ATGGAGGGAGATGAACTCTGTTTTCCACAGCTCAACACCTCCTGCAGGAAGCTAAAGCGTTCTCACTTTGACACTGTGTGTCTTCTCAGTATAATGTCCTCCATCTCTCTACTGACTGCAGCTCTCAACCTGCTcgtcatcatctccatctcccacttCAA gcagctccacactcccaccaacctcctcctcctctctctagcTGTCTCAGATTTTTTCGTGGGCCTCCTCATGATCTTTCAGATCACGCTCATAGAAGGATGCTGGTATTTCAGTGACCTGGTGTGTGTCATTTATTCTGTTCTGGCCATAGTCATTCCGTCTTCCTCAGTAGGAACCATGGTGCTCATATCTGTTGACCGCTATGCTGCCATTTGTTATCCTTTACATTATCCCACCAAAGTCACTCAGAGGAGAGTTCagatctgtgtctctctgtgttggatCTGTTCTCTCTTCTATGTATTACTGATGATTAAGGAGAGTCTGAAACAACCAGGCAGATTTAATTCCTGCACTGGAGAGTGCttgattgattttgattttaCCAAACAATTTGTAGATCTCATTTTGTCGTTCTTTCTGCCCATAAGTGTCATCATAGTTCTGTATCTGAGAGtatttgtggtggctgtgtctcATGCTCGTGCCATGCGCTCTAATATTACAGCTCTTACTCTGCAGCGTTCAGGGAAAGTAACAGCTAAGAAGTCTGAACTGAAAGCAGCCAGGACTCTTGGGGTTGTTGTACTTGTGTTTCTAACATGTTTCTGtccatatttctgtgttttattgacAAGCCAAGACATTTTGATCAATCCTTTGTCCTTTATCTTTGTAGTTTGTCTGTTCTATTTTAACTCCTGTCTAAACCCAATCATCTACGCCTTTTTCTATCCCTGGTTTAGAAAATCTATGAAAGTTATTGTGACACTTCAAATACTGACTCCTGGTTCCCGTAATGCCAACGTCCTGTAA